One genomic window of Clostridioides sp. ES-S-0054-01 includes the following:
- a CDS encoding helix-turn-helix domain-containing protein, with translation MNDLNLGQKIAEVRKKQNLSIRDLAKLADVTPSLLSQIERGLANPSVNSLKSIASSLNVPLFTFFVSEVDKKSLIVRHDSRKRVILPGSKEVVYEILIPDYSGNLEFAIMDLSPNTSSCVDRITHNGDEIAYVLEGEVKLFMDDDEFTLFKGDSVKIPLGTKHKWQNDSNSESKVIFAVIL, from the coding sequence ATGAATGATTTAAATTTAGGACAAAAAATAGCTGAAGTTCGAAAAAAACAAAACTTAAGTATTCGAGATTTAGCAAAACTAGCTGATGTCACACCATCATTATTAAGCCAAATAGAACGAGGTCTTGCTAATCCATCTGTAAACTCATTAAAATCTATAGCCTCTTCCCTAAACGTTCCTTTATTTACATTTTTTGTATCTGAGGTAGATAAAAAAAGCTTGATAGTAAGACATGATAGTAGAAAAAGAGTTATTTTACCTGGAAGCAAAGAAGTTGTATATGAGATTTTAATTCCAGACTACAGTGGTAATTTAGAATTTGCAATTATGGATTTATCTCCAAATACTTCTTCTTGTGTTGATAGAATTACTCATAATGGAGATGAAATTGCATATGTTCTGGAAGGAGAAGTTAAACTCTTTATGGATGATGATGAGTTTACTTTATTCAAAGGGGATAGTGTAAAGATTCCTTTAGGAACAAAACATAAATGGCAAAATGATTCAAATAGTGAAAGCAAAGTAATTTTTGCAGTCATCTTATAA
- a CDS encoding transporter substrate-binding domain-containing protein produces MNKKKIVIIGIIYSFLVVFSLTNMYVNMEYNLNVFEYIEKSLPFTEEEKKWLEKHKNLIYSSDQSSPPLRYKGKEDGQYKGIIVDLINSLSIQIGRDFYFKPNTWWKESFINSIDDSIKFFDLIPSKERASKFIFTDPIYTLSANILKDKKSQDINSYMDLKGKTVAIPEGDYSIKFLKQKVQDVNILLTPDIKTGVKHLISGSADAVVGDEPVLRYYINNYGLSNKYNVLSNPIYTKKAVLAVPKQYEALVSILNKGIFKLQKNGVYKDLKKKWYSTYNGVDDILYERGVTPSIYLFIGIILISIYFFYSYTYLLKIEIKRKTEEVIENKKTLEATFNSITDIIMLVDENNNIVESNKVLYDFIGEISYKIEDLINMIKGIIENTFSENTHKTREIEIHNKILKINTFPVEYKKNNTGYIVVLIKDITNDKIVEAKLLRENKMISIGQLASGVAHEIRNPLGIIRNNCYLLKDNVTIEEVNDCVKSIESNVDRASNIITNLLNFARISDDNLEHINIRNFIENIVKLQYKILQLKNVEIKIDCDNNLVCYINGESLKHVFINLISNAVDAIHKDGKIIIYCYVKNHCLFIDFKDNGEGIKEDALKDIFNPFYTTKPIGEGTGLGLYITYNEIKKNNGDISVESKLGIGTCFHVKIPLNKEVTI; encoded by the coding sequence GTGAATAAAAAAAAGATAGTTATTATAGGAATTATTTACTCTTTTTTAGTGGTGTTTTCACTTACAAATATGTATGTAAATATGGAGTATAATCTAAATGTATTTGAATATATTGAGAAATCACTTCCATTTACAGAAGAAGAAAAAAAGTGGCTAGAAAAACACAAGAATTTGATTTATAGCTCTGACCAAAGTTCCCCTCCTTTGAGATATAAAGGTAAAGAAGATGGACAGTATAAGGGAATTATTGTTGATTTAATAAATTCTCTGTCAATTCAAATTGGTAGAGATTTTTATTTTAAACCAAATACTTGGTGGAAAGAATCTTTCATAAATTCAATAGATGATAGTATAAAGTTTTTTGACTTGATACCATCAAAAGAAAGGGCAAGTAAATTTATATTTACTGACCCAATATATACTTTGAGTGCAAATATATTAAAAGATAAAAAATCTCAAGATATAAATAGTTACATGGATTTAAAGGGAAAAACAGTAGCAATTCCAGAAGGTGACTATTCTATAAAATTTTTGAAGCAAAAAGTTCAAGATGTAAATATTCTATTGACTCCAGATATAAAGACTGGAGTCAAGCATTTGATATCGGGAAGTGCAGATGCAGTTGTTGGTGATGAACCAGTATTAAGATATTATATAAATAATTATGGACTTTCAAATAAATACAATGTTTTAAGTAATCCTATATATACTAAAAAGGCAGTTCTTGCTGTACCTAAACAATATGAAGCGTTGGTCAGTATTTTGAATAAAGGGATTTTTAAACTTCAGAAAAATGGAGTGTATAAAGACTTAAAGAAAAAATGGTACTCTACATATAATGGAGTTGATGATATATTATATGAGAGAGGAGTTACGCCTAGTATTTATCTTTTTATAGGTATAATTTTAATATCAATTTATTTTTTTTATAGCTATACATATTTGTTAAAGATAGAAATAAAAAGAAAAACAGAAGAGGTAATAGAAAATAAAAAAACTTTGGAGGCAACCTTTAATAGCATCACAGATATAATAATGCTTGTAGATGAAAATAATAATATAGTAGAGTCGAACAAAGTACTATATGATTTTATAGGCGAAATAAGTTATAAAATAGAAGATTTGATTAACATGATAAAAGGTATTATTGAAAATACCTTTTCTGAAAATACGCATAAAACTAGAGAAATAGAAATACACAATAAGATTTTAAAGATAAACACTTTTCCTGTAGAATATAAAAAAAATAATACTGGGTATATAGTAGTTCTTATTAAAGACATAACTAATGATAAAATAGTAGAGGCAAAATTACTTAGAGAAAACAAAATGATATCTATAGGGCAACTAGCTTCTGGAGTAGCACATGAGATAAGAAATCCTTTGGGCATAATAAGAAACAATTGCTATCTTTTAAAAGATAACGTTACAATAGAAGAAGTAAATGATTGTGTAAAATCAATAGAAAGCAATGTAGACAGAGCAAGTAACATAATAACCAACTTGCTAAATTTTGCGAGAATATCAGATGATAATTTAGAACATATAAATATAAGAAATTTTATTGAAAATATAGTGAAACTTCAGTATAAAATCTTACAGCTAAAGAATGTTGAAATAAAAATCGACTGTGATAATAATTTAGTATGTTATATAAATGGAGAATCATTAAAACATGTATTTATAAATTTAATTTCTAATGCAGTAGATGCAATACATAAAGATGGAAAAATTATTATATACTGTTATGTAAAAAATCATTGTTTGTTTATAGATTTTAAAGATAACGGTGAAGGAATAAAAGAAGATGCTCTGAAGGATATATTTAATCCTTTTTATACTACAAAGCCAATAGGCGAGGGAACTGGTTTAGGTTTATATATTACTTATAACGAGATTAAAAAGAATAATGGAGATATAAGTGTTGAAAGTAAATTGGGGATTGGAACTTGTTTTCATGTAAAAATTCCACTAAATAAAGAGGTGACTATATAA
- a CDS encoding sigma-54-dependent Fis family transcriptional regulator: MKILVVDDELEYGAVMKKILQKNGYLVDIALSGEEAINIIRKDKNYDLVLSDVMMKNMDGVQLLDRIKSINRNIEVILVTGYGSIENAVDAMKRGALSYFIKSNPIENLLEEIEKVKAEKASVSIQKNNLEFTLESKNRDFNDIIKIAEKAACKDVNILILGESGVGKDILARYIHSISPRKNEIFVPVNCCSFSENLLESELFGHEKGSFTGAVDSRKGRFELSNKGTLFLDEIGDIPLNVQVKLLRTLEDKSIEKIGSNKSIKVDFRLICAMNKEPKVEISSGNIREDFFYRISTITITIPPLRKRREDLTTLVEFFLNKYQIEHDKKIYSIDKEVKDFLLNYNYPGNIRELKNIINRLVVLSEEGSLSKDNLNLISNNVYIDNKISIRPLREIRKEFECEYIEKVLSLCGNNISNTAKKLEISRRQLTNKISEYNIK, encoded by the coding sequence ATGAAAATACTAGTAGTTGATGATGAGCTAGAGTATGGAGCGGTAATGAAAAAAATTCTACAAAAGAATGGCTATCTTGTAGATATAGCACTAAGTGGTGAAGAAGCTATAAATATAATTAGAAAAGATAAGAATTATGATTTGGTTTTATCTGATGTTATGATGAAAAATATGGATGGAGTACAGCTATTAGATAGAATTAAATCTATTAATAGAAATATAGAAGTTATATTAGTTACAGGATATGGAAGTATTGAAAATGCAGTTGATGCTATGAAAAGAGGAGCTCTATCTTATTTTATAAAAAGTAACCCCATTGAAAATTTATTAGAAGAAATTGAAAAAGTAAAGGCGGAGAAAGCATCAGTTTCTATACAAAAAAATAATTTAGAATTTACTTTAGAATCTAAAAATAGAGATTTTAATGATATTATAAAAATAGCAGAAAAAGCTGCTTGTAAAGATGTTAATATATTAATTTTGGGGGAATCTGGTGTAGGGAAAGATATACTAGCTAGATATATACATAGTATAAGCCCAAGAAAGAATGAGATATTTGTGCCTGTAAATTGCTGCTCTTTTTCAGAAAATCTATTGGAATCTGAGCTGTTTGGACATGAAAAAGGCTCTTTTACAGGAGCAGTGGATAGTAGAAAAGGCAGATTTGAACTTTCGAATAAAGGAACTTTATTTTTGGATGAAATAGGAGATATACCTTTAAATGTTCAAGTAAAACTTTTGAGGACACTTGAGGACAAATCCATAGAGAAGATAGGAAGTAATAAATCCATTAAAGTTGACTTTAGGTTAATTTGTGCGATGAATAAAGAACCAAAAGTAGAAATATCAAGTGGAAATATAAGAGAAGATTTTTTTTATAGGATAAGTACAATAACAATAACTATACCACCACTAAGAAAGAGAAGGGAAGACTTAACTACTCTTGTAGAATTTTTCTTAAATAAGTATCAAATTGAACATGATAAAAAGATATACTCAATTGATAAGGAAGTAAAGGATTTTTTATTAAATTACAATTATCCAGGAAATATAAGAGAATTAAAAAATATAATAAATAGACTTGTAGTTTTAAGTGAAGAAGGTAGTTTATCAAAAGATAATTTAAATTTAATATCAAATAATGTGTATATAGACAATAAAATAAGTATTAGACCTTTAAGAGAAATAAGAAAAGAGTTTGAATGTGAGTATATTGAAAAGGTTTTATCTTTATGTGGAAATAATATTTCAAACACAGCTAAAAAATTGGAGATTAGTAGAAGACAATTAACTAACAAAATATCAGAATATAATATTAAGTGA
- a CDS encoding glycine/sarcosine/betaine reductase component B subunit, with translation MKLELGNIFIKNIEFGEKTEVKDGVLYVNSNEIEKIALEDERIISVNVELARPGESIRIAPVKDVIEPRVKIGDESKIFPGIINKVKTVGSGKTHVLLGACVVTCGNIVGFQEGVIDMSGPTAKYTPFSKTNNICVVLKAKDGIDTHDYEEAARIAGLKIGAYVGEAGKDVEPDEVVVYETKSLLKQVKEYPDLPTVAYIHMLQSQGLLHDTYYYGVDAKQIVPTFMYPTEIMDGAIISGNCVAPCDKVTTFHHLNNPVIHDLYKRHGKDLNFIGVILTNENVFLVDKERSSDMVAKLIEFLGVDGVLVTEEGYGNPDTDLMMNCRKCSEVGASVVLITDEFPGKDGKSQSIADATKEADAVVSCGQGNLVVHFPAMEKIIGTLDYVEMMIGGYKGCLNDDGSMDVELQIIIASTIANGYNHLTARYY, from the coding sequence ATGAAGCTAGAGCTAGGGAATATATTTATAAAAAACATTGAATTTGGAGAAAAGACAGAAGTAAAAGATGGAGTACTATATGTAAATAGCAATGAAATAGAAAAGATAGCATTAGAAGATGAAAGGATTATAAGTGTAAATGTTGAACTTGCAAGACCTGGTGAATCAATAAGAATAGCTCCAGTTAAAGACGTAATAGAGCCTAGGGTTAAAATTGGAGATGAAAGTAAAATATTTCCCGGAATTATAAATAAAGTGAAGACTGTAGGAAGCGGAAAAACTCATGTACTTTTAGGAGCTTGTGTTGTAACTTGTGGAAATATAGTTGGATTTCAAGAAGGTGTAATTGATATGAGTGGTCCTACTGCTAAATATACACCTTTTTCAAAAACAAATAATATATGTGTTGTTTTAAAAGCAAAGGATGGTATAGATACTCATGATTATGAGGAAGCAGCTAGAATTGCTGGATTAAAAATAGGTGCATATGTAGGTGAAGCAGGAAAAGATGTTGAGCCAGATGAAGTAGTTGTATATGAGACAAAATCATTATTAAAACAGGTAAAAGAATATCCAGACCTTCCAACAGTAGCATATATCCATATGTTACAATCACAAGGGCTTTTACATGATACCTATTATTATGGGGTTGATGCTAAACAAATAGTTCCCACATTTATGTATCCAACTGAAATAATGGATGGAGCTATAATATCTGGAAACTGTGTAGCACCATGTGATAAGGTTACGACATTTCATCATTTAAATAATCCAGTTATACATGACTTATATAAAAGACATGGAAAAGATTTAAACTTTATAGGTGTTATTTTGACTAATGAAAATGTATTCTTAGTCGATAAAGAGAGAAGCTCTGATATGGTAGCCAAACTAATAGAATTTTTAGGAGTTGATGGAGTTTTAGTGACAGAAGAAGGTTATGGGAATCCAGATACTGACCTAATGATGAACTGTAGAAAATGTAGCGAAGTTGGAGCAAGTGTAGTTTTGATAACAGATGAATTTCCTGGAAAAGATGGCAAGAGTCAGTCTATAGCAGATGCTACTAAAGAAGCAGATGCAGTTGTTTCTTGTGGTCAAGGAAACCTAGTGGTTCATTTCCCAGCAATGGAAAAAATTATAGGAACTTTAGATTATGTTGAGATGATGATAGGTGGGTATAAAGGATGCTTAAATGACGATGGAAGCATGGACGTAGAGCTACAAATTATAATAGCGTCAACTATAGCAAATGGTTATAATCATTTGACAGCAAGATATTATTAA
- the grdB gene encoding glycine reductase complex selenoprotein B, translating to MSKIRVVHYINNFFAGIGGEEKADIPPEKRAGAVGPGIAFQSQFNDDAEIISTVICGDTYFGENIESTTQELLKMIKEERPDLFIAGPAFNAGRYGVACGIICKAVEEELNIPVVTGMYKENPGVDMFKLDLHIVSTGNSAASLRKVVPIMAKLGLKLVRGEEIGSPEEEGYIMRGIRKNFFHELRGSERAIDMLVKKMKGENFETEYPMPEFDRVTPAKAIKDLSKIKLALVTSGGIIPIDNPDKIESSSATKYGVYDLTNMDSMSNKEFTTIHGGYDRAYVLENPNLVVPLDVVREFEKEGIIGELANYFITTTGTGTSVGNSKRFGEEFSKKLLEDNIDAVILTSTUGTCTRCGATMVKEIERVGIAVVHICTVVPISLTIGANRIVPAVGIPYPLGNPNLGEEESKKIRRNIVLKALNALTEDIEGQTVFE from the coding sequence ATGAGTAAAATCAGAGTGGTTCATTATATAAACAATTTCTTTGCTGGTATAGGAGGAGAAGAAAAAGCAGATATTCCGCCAGAGAAAAGGGCTGGGGCAGTAGGACCTGGAATAGCATTTCAGAGTCAATTTAATGATGATGCAGAGATAATTTCAACTGTGATTTGTGGAGATACGTATTTTGGTGAAAATATTGAAAGTACAACTCAAGAACTTTTAAAAATGATAAAAGAAGAAAGACCTGATTTATTTATTGCAGGACCAGCATTTAATGCAGGTAGATATGGAGTAGCTTGTGGGATTATTTGTAAGGCAGTTGAAGAAGAACTAAATATTCCTGTAGTTACAGGAATGTATAAAGAAAATCCAGGTGTAGATATGTTCAAGTTAGATCTGCATATAGTATCTACAGGAAATTCAGCAGCAAGTCTTAGAAAGGTAGTTCCAATAATGGCAAAACTAGGTCTTAAATTGGTTAGAGGTGAGGAAATAGGGTCTCCTGAAGAAGAAGGATATATAATGAGAGGAATAAGAAAAAATTTCTTCCATGAACTTAGAGGGTCTGAAAGAGCAATTGATATGTTGGTTAAGAAGATGAAAGGGGAAAACTTTGAAACTGAGTATCCAATGCCTGAATTTGATAGAGTTACACCTGCGAAGGCCATTAAAGATTTATCTAAGATAAAACTTGCACTAGTAACTTCTGGAGGGATAATTCCAATTGATAATCCAGATAAAATTGAATCTTCAAGTGCTACTAAATATGGAGTTTACGATTTAACAAATATGGATTCTATGTCAAATAAAGAATTTACAACTATACATGGAGGTTATGATAGAGCATATGTCCTTGAAAATCCAAATTTGGTTGTGCCATTAGATGTAGTTAGAGAGTTTGAGAAAGAAGGTATAATTGGAGAATTAGCAAATTATTTTATAACTACTACAGGAACGGGAACAAGTGTTGGTAATTCTAAAAGATTTGGTGAGGAATTTTCTAAGAAATTGTTAGAAGATAATATTGATGCTGTAATTTTAACATCTACATGAGGTACTTGTACTCGTTGTGGAGCAACGATGGTAAAAGAGATTGAAAGAGTTGGTATAGCAGTTGTTCATATTTGTACTGTAGTACCAATATCACTTACAATAGGGGCTAATAGAATTGTTCCAGCAGTAGGAATACCATATCCACTTGGAAATCCTAATTTAGGAGAAGAAGAAAGTAAAAAAATTAGAAGAAATATAGTTTTGAAAGCTTTAAATGCATTGACAGAAGATATAGAAGGTCAAACAGTTTTTGAATAA
- a CDS encoding ferrous iron transport protein A has translation MTVYNLKLGQKGIIDNVVGNEKLMKRLLALGLIDGTEVEVKKIAPLNDPIVIRFRGFDLAIRKSDAKNINLKNN, from the coding sequence ATGACTGTTTACAATTTAAAACTTGGACAAAAGGGAATTATAGACAATGTAGTTGGAAATGAAAAACTTATGAAGAGACTTCTAGCTTTAGGATTAATAGATGGCACTGAGGTTGAAGTGAAAAAAATAGCTCCTCTTAATGACCCTATAGTGATTAGATTTAGAGGATTTGATTTGGCTATTAGAAAATCTGATGCAAAAAATATAAATTTAAAAAATAATTAA
- a CDS encoding sodium:glutamate symporter, translated as MLTITFDTIQTLTLSILFFLIGNLLKNKITFLNNFCIPAPVIGGLSFCFLNLFLKYFNIVDISVSGSLMPNFITFFFTTIGLEISISLIKKGGSVLFRYWILCGVLAFCQNILAITISKIIKLEPLLGLMCGNVSMEGGHGYSAAFGLTIENLGVDGAVGVGLSSATIGLIIGGILGAPVARFLINKYKLKPSSNIDLSSPKYNRNLKKLRNKFFRNKNRIKNNYFSKPITPTVFLEQVLLIFICINTGEIISRSFYIMFNILLPSVVTCMFSAVIFRNLNDKINILKLNFKLINFLKEISLGIFLTLSLMNIDLFELSTLLPPILLIVTFQVIFIILFSIFICFGVLGKDFDSAIIISGLIGHGIGATPNALANMSSLTQKYGDSPKAFLVVPLVSGFLLDAISIPCILFFINILS; from the coding sequence TTGCTTACCATAACTTTTGATACTATACAAACTCTAACTCTATCCATATTATTTTTTTTAATTGGTAATTTGTTAAAAAATAAAATTACTTTTTTAAATAACTTCTGCATACCTGCACCAGTAATAGGAGGTCTATCATTTTGTTTTTTAAATTTATTTCTTAAATATTTTAATATAGTAGATATATCTGTAAGTGGAAGTTTAATGCCAAATTTTATAACCTTCTTTTTTACAACAATAGGACTTGAAATAAGCATAAGTCTTATAAAAAAGGGTGGGAGTGTATTATTTAGATATTGGATTTTATGTGGAGTATTGGCATTTTGCCAAAATATCTTAGCTATTACAATATCAAAAATTATAAAACTTGAACCTCTTTTAGGACTCATGTGTGGGAATGTGTCTATGGAAGGTGGTCATGGTTATTCAGCTGCATTTGGACTTACAATAGAAAACCTTGGTGTAGATGGAGCAGTTGGAGTTGGTTTATCTTCTGCAACAATAGGACTTATTATAGGTGGTATATTAGGAGCTCCTGTAGCTAGATTTTTAATAAATAAATATAAATTAAAACCCTCGTCAAATATAGACTTATCAAGTCCTAAGTATAATAGAAATCTAAAGAAATTAAGAAATAAGTTTTTTAGAAATAAGAATAGAATAAAAAACAATTACTTCTCTAAACCAATAACACCTACCGTGTTTTTGGAACAAGTTCTTCTCATATTTATTTGTATAAATACAGGAGAAATTATAAGTAGATCCTTCTATATAATGTTTAACATTCTTTTACCTTCTGTTGTAACTTGTATGTTTTCAGCTGTCATCTTTAGAAATTTGAATGACAAGATAAATATACTAAAATTAAATTTTAAACTTATAAATTTTCTAAAAGAAATTTCATTAGGAATTTTTTTGACTTTATCACTTATGAACATAGATTTATTTGAATTATCTACACTATTACCTCCTATTCTCCTAATAGTAACTTTCCAAGTAATCTTTATAATTCTATTTTCTATATTTATCTGTTTTGGGGTACTTGGAAAAGACTTTGATTCTGCCATCATAATAAGTGGTCTGATTGGACATGGAATAGGAGCTACTCCAAACGCTTTAGCAAATATGAGCTCTTTGACACAAAAATATGGTGATTCTCCAAAAGCATTTTTGGTAGTCCCGCTAGTAAGTGGATTTTTGCTAGATGCTATCAGTATTCCCTGTATATTATTTTTCATAAACATACTAAGTTAG
- a CDS encoding adenosine deaminase, with translation MFKNLPKIDLHCHLDGSVRVETMFDIAIKEKIDLPSNNIDEIKKLAKVSFNCTSLDEYLEKFDLPLKVMQSKENLKRIAFELLEDANKENVKYIEIRFAPLLHTKKGMSIKSIIESIIEGIREAESIYDIKGNLILGCMRTMTSKDALLVIEEGKSFVNKGVVAVDLCGPEKEGFCKEYEDVFKLAREYGYKITVHAGEAASGENVLDAINILKADRIGHGVKINEHKRAYNSVKDKKILLELCPTSNVQTKTVDSYETHPFYNFYKDNLHVSINTDNRTVSDISLNSELNVIFDAFKLELEDYKIIYRNTVEASFADKETKKYLNSLI, from the coding sequence ATGTTTAAAAATTTACCTAAGATAGACTTACATTGCCATTTAGATGGAAGTGTTAGAGTAGAAACTATGTTTGATATAGCTATTAAGGAGAAAATAGATTTACCTTCAAATAATATTGATGAAATAAAAAAATTAGCAAAAGTTTCTTTTAATTGTACTTCACTTGATGAATATCTAGAAAAATTTGATTTGCCTTTAAAAGTAATGCAATCTAAGGAAAATTTAAAAAGAATTGCTTTTGAACTTTTGGAAGATGCAAATAAAGAAAATGTAAAATATATTGAAATTAGATTTGCACCATTGCTTCACACCAAAAAAGGGATGAGTATTAAAAGTATAATTGAGAGTATAATTGAAGGAATTAGAGAAGCCGAAAGTATTTATGATATAAAAGGAAATTTAATATTAGGCTGTATGAGAACAATGACTTCAAAAGATGCATTGTTAGTAATTGAAGAAGGAAAATCGTTTGTAAATAAAGGCGTTGTCGCAGTAGACTTATGTGGACCAGAAAAAGAAGGGTTTTGCAAGGAATATGAGGATGTTTTTAAATTGGCAAGAGAATATGGATATAAAATTACAGTACATGCAGGAGAAGCCGCAAGTGGCGAAAATGTTTTAGATGCTATAAATATTTTAAAGGCTGATAGAATTGGTCATGGCGTAAAAATTAATGAGCATAAAAGGGCTTATAATTCAGTTAAAGATAAAAAAATATTACTTGAGTTATGCCCGACTAGTAATGTACAAACTAAGACAGTAGATTCTTATGAGACACATCCATTTTATAATTTTTATAAAGATAATTTACATGTAAGTATAAATACTGATAATAGAACTGTATCAGATATAAGCTTAAATTCAGAGTTAAATGTTATATTTGATGCCTTTAAATTAGAATTAGAAGATTATAAAATAATTTATAGAAATACAGTGGAAGCTAGTTTTGCAGATAAGGAAACTAAAAAGTATTTAAATAGTTTAATTTAA